The genomic region tGGGTGACGATGTAGACTTCTGCCCAAATTTAATAACTATTTCAGCCTTTTTGATTTGCAGCTTGAGCACTGGTGACTCCAGGTCACCTCCGCCATTGGCAGGTCGCGCCACCTCATCATCTTTCATGGTATCCTGGTAGTCGTCACTAGTCTCCCCACCCGACTTACCAATCTTGATATGCCAAGACGTGCCAGTGTTATGGTTGTCACCAGAACAACCAGGGATGCCTGCTATTGGTTGACTGTTACCGTTGTTGCCGTTGCCATGACAACAGTCCACGCCCCCTCCATTCACCTCTGTGCCATCAGAGGGATCCAATGCTTTGTCTTTCTGCACCTGGATGCGTTTCTCATCATTGAAGAAGATGTGCAGGTTGCGCACCCCCTTCAGATCAATGCTCGTTTCCTCATTGTCCTCCCTGTGAAACGAGTGACAATTTTCACAACACTCTAGCaagtaaatcattcatattttcattaaatttgattattcatgtCGAAATAAATGGGAAGAATATATCCTCcataattagttttaaaataatttttggaagTGAACTTTATACACATTATTTACTCATtcttaaatttcaatatttattccaaaaaaaaacCTATAGATGATAAacaatatcgagtgacctgactggctcaggtcttgtgtcagagttttcaggtcgcaactgatcaattccagggcctctgacatgaacTATGGAAGCCAATTATGTATCTATTTATCAAGTTATAAGACAGTGAAATATTGGCAAGTCAATATTgtaccaatattttcatttggAATCCAACGTAAAGTAACCTACATATTGATTTGTCAATGAATGTACCAATTTGACTATTCATTGTAAAAAGACAAAAATAGAAAGACTATACACAATGCCCAAATTAGTATTCACCAATTTTTGCATAgcatttattgatattatacatTTATTAACAATACGGTTGGAGAGAGGAAggaatttccaataagatttatatattttgttctttgtttaacgtttttgaactttctatGAGCTAAGttggaaaaaaaaatttgtcgagttcaaagccaaattccAAACAGTggaacgctcataaaaagttcaaaaacgtcaaagaaagaaacaaattatatgaatcttattggaaatttcttcctctttccaaccatatccttagaattagatttcAACTGATAGCTTTCTAGtaattgacatttttttcaacaatatcgaaaaatcgatatatctcgaaaactaatgCCGATATAAAGCCGCGTCCACACTATGTCGATCGACACCGATCGACAATGTCGAACAAGTCTGGACGTGTCGCTAGACATTGTTGAGTGCTATCGAGTCGAGTCGAACGCAACCCGAATCAGGTCGGTCCGGATCAAAGACAGTCGAGTCAAAGGCACCAGTGTGGATGTGTCGATGAGTCGATCTTGTCACTGCcgttttaaaaaatagaatagtgcTATACTGTTGTTCAAGTgcttacatttttattgaaaatgaattggagTGATACCCAAACgtcgaattttattgaaatgtaccGTGATCGTTCTTACTTATGGGATTCAAGTGATGTTGACtataaaaacagaaacaaacggCATGATGGTTTGGTGGAAATTGCGGTGTCATTTGGCATTGAAAAAGTGGAGGTGGaaaagaaaattagaaatttgcaAAGTCAATTTGCAAGGGCAATAAGCAATAAATCTTCCATAAATTCCTCCGTACTATACTTTTTTCTGCCTCGAACAAGGCTAGGCCGTACCCAAAATCTCTGCGGGCGACTATCTTTTTGGCTTCCCAAGATGGCAATAAGAATTGCAGCAGAAGCCGCTGCTCCAGCATCTTCATAATCactcattttatataaaaacacgatttatatttaaaatagaaCACTCGATTATGTATGAAAATTTATGATGGTTGTCGGTCGACTCATCCACATGTACTGAGGCAATTTTGTCGAGTTGACACAGTCGAAGGTGTCGAGCGACTTTATCGATCGACCGGGGTCGACAGAGTCGATCGACATAGTGTGGACGCGGCTTTAGAAAATTTTACTAgacattttttgttgtaaatttcatgtaaaatctATGGTGTTCgtctgttacacctttcgtggaacactctgtatatatatttgACACTCACCTTTCTCGCATACCGTCGCGATAGGCCTTAAACGGTTGCGGCTGATAGGCGGCGCACGGCGCATGCGCATTGGACGACTGCGCAACCACACACGCCAGCTCCCCTCCACCTACCCCCACCAATCCCTCTCCTGCACCGCCGCTGCTTCGCGACGGAGTTAGGCTTGGCTTCTCGGGTGCGTTCTGTACGTAGATCACTCTGCACAAAAAATATgacttatttatttcaatttacagtatttattcatttcggTTTAGATTTAAATTTCTAGAATAATGCAAAATTGGTGTGTACTATAGTAATGATCATCTAAAATGGCACCTGCTGAAAACCCTACGGGTTTAGAAGGTCCTAAAACTGTACAATTTTCTCCCagtaaattgattgaattgaaaatatttcattagaagAAATAATTTGACACTAATTACAGCCTCTGAATGTTAACAaagttaattttaattttattggcACATCCTGTGAAGCAAGTATTTCTTCATTAATAGTACAAAACTAATCCTCTAGAAGCGATCAGACtcagtggtcgcgctgataagtTATCGCTTAGATAAGTTGAGAATGCTCCTGGTACTCCCAAAatgttcggaacccacctaaatgTGGGTCCTTTATccctcattatcatccgcctcattaccaaTGCACAAGCATTGAGAGcccatgtgggcatcaccctcatcaaaaaaaaaaaaaaaaataaaaataataatgataattcacaCTGTAGtgacacgttataatggcagtatcttattaatattggttgctatccttgtctatcattcgacagagcagatagcgctatccttctctagctcttGTTCTTGGTCATGCTCTGTGTgctaaatcctattatattaagccaacaatttctgtatttatatatctggttatttttatataaggTTATTTATGtataacggatctcgaaaacggctctaacgattttcacgaaatttggtaaatagtaggtttatgatataataattcgattgcactaggtctcatccttgggaaaactcgctgaacgacattaaaaggataatttatccttttaaataattaggtccaagttcatttctttttttctttttcacttcaataaatttgttagtgttgtattttgttattgatactcGCTGCCAGCACACAAACCTTAGAGGTTTGCAGGCAGCGCCTATAtaataagttttattatcaaagtttatttttatgtacttatagaaattgtttatattaatgTGTGAAACTTTGTATTGtctattttgatttgtattttcgatattatggcaaataaatttgatttgatttgatttgatttggctgaaacagctgtggatggtaaaaaatctggtgtggcgcacacacacaactttccttgccgttatgaaaatttatcacctgacgctagtgttcccgcgcataaaagtctacttttcaaagatccaagacagctggtgacaagaaAATAACGCACAAAATGAGATCCTCCCGATCAGCTGATTTTCGCAAATTAGAGATATCACACCCGTAGTTTGGTCCCAACACTCACCTATTGAACGCCTTCCCACATTTAGCAGATTCCACTCATAAAGAATCTGTGTGTGtggggagcttcctccatctagaaATCTAGTGTCTCTGAAACCTGTTGTTTTTGCAACaccgtgaatattaccccgcgaaccatatTTTGCCTATATGACGTTTCAAAGTCACGGTGGTAAAGCTGCAGGACGCGCACTGTAcagtgttattttgttttcctacagataccctgaaaagtgaccatttgtgcactgattgcaggctgcaaagaatcacttttccgcactagtgggcaaagtgagtactttgcgtactccagatttgcagcatgacaacgcaaaatacttagtaggttatatggagcaccagtgcagcaaaatcaaaattaagttggtaacagtgagtgctgtggctgctatagtgagcagaggtgcaacgaagcacaacgcgctaattattaagtagatattataaccaaggacaacgacagcacagtgccaccacagcacacaccacacagctgccccccgccattcaaacactactacattattcaggcaattttacccataattacccacttttcatattcaatggtaactgtaggaaaaatttaatgtgaaatacgtgcgcaaagttcgtttgctgcactcaagaaacaattccgccctcgcctacggctcgggcgtaaacgtttctttcgatgcagcaaactgtcactttgcgcactagttgcacaaataactattttgtacCATTATGGGTATCATTAGACTCAGTGGAATTGtcatattattactttccttgccatattaccataggtaaggaaagtattgctttccaaaaaaatttaaggtaccctaatttcatgttttctatacgtttcattactttccttgccccataaccataggtaaggaaagtattgctttccaaaataatttaaggtaccctaatttcatgttttctatacgtttcaaggtcccctgagtccaaaaaagtggtttttgggtattggtctgtatgtgtgtgtgtgtgtgtgtgttgtgtgtgtgtgtgtgtgtgtgtgtggtgtgtgtgtgtgtgtgtgtgtgtgtgtgtgtgtgtgtgtatgagtgtgtgtgcgtctgtgtacacgatatctcatctcccaattaacggaatgacttgaaatttggaactcaaggtccttacactataaggatccgacatgaacaatttcaatcaaatgcaattcaagaaggcggctgaaatggcgaaaatgttgtcaaaaacaggtttttttgcgattttctcgaaaacggctccaacgattttgatcaaattcataccttaaaaagtcattgataagctctatcaactgcaacaagtcccatatctgtaaaaatttcaggagcactgccccatctatgcaaagtttgattttagattctcaatcaggctttagatacaatttaaacaaaaactttcgagtggaaaagattgagcatgagaatctctacaattattaatgttctgtaacattttcacctaacattaaaaataagctcgaaattcgagaaaatgtgattatccaatgcaaactgttggcaactgttgattctattaaataattcactatgaagagatagcagacctcgtgtgtctccagcgttattgccctgtcaccagctggctcaaatctttgaatagtagtcttgagatgcgcgggaacactagcgtcaggtgatcaattttcataacagcaaggaaagttgtgtgagtgcgccacaccagattttataaaaatggatttgaatttgaaatgtatggAAATAAGTGTAGTCTGTACCTATTGAACGCCTTCCATCGCTGGCAGATCTGGAGATAGGCCTTGCACTGGATGTACATGAAGACGACGCCGCCGGTGAAGCCAATGGCTACGACCACCAGTTTGGTCCAAAATGGCCACTCGAGGAGACCATTCTGGATCTCGTCGGCCGTCCGGTCTATGAGCACATACAGTGACCACACCACACACGTCAGCGCCACCGCGTGGAACATCACCGCGCAGAACAGTTTGCGCCGCTCGAAGCCCGACATCTCCAGGTGTTCCCACTGCCAACACAagcaaacaaaataattgaccgagtgaagtgaggtctaagattcaagtcgacggttttgcatttctctttatgtttaaatgtttatatgttgcgcattaacggcgaaacgcagcaatatattttcatgaaatttgacaggaatgttcctttttaaatcgcgcgtcgacgtatatactaggtttttggaaattttgaatttcaaaaataatataagaggaaaaggagcctccttcatacgccaatattagagtaaaaatcagactatagaatattcatcataaatcagctgtcgagtggattataaattgcattcaattcaatatctcaatgtaacttggtaaaacaTCAGCTGATGTGTTGACTATTGCTTGCCTCATTGaagcaatttttatgcactattaaatgaactgttgattacatgcaattaataactaaaataacatagtattattattattattattattattgtcatttgttacgtgaagccacaaatctgagcagagctcaagtggcatgtaacatgtcatgaacatttttctatgcaaagtgtATGCATCTGTATAAACTCAAAGTGTGAAGGcgccacaacattcctccattgTATAGGGACACGCTTCCACAAGTACATTAGTAATTGAAGACAAGAAAAGCCTATGACTACCACATAACTGTATTCTTTGAGGTAGACAATTGAAGAGCTTCAGTCCCGAATAATATGGTCCTTTTTCCAAAAGTGTCAGTCTGTGAGCGGGGTACTGATATACAGCTGAACTCTTTTCTCTTGTGCTATAGCCATGGCAAACtacatttccttcaaatctctCTGAATTTCTGAAGATAAAATTTACAGTCTCAAGGAAGTGCAATGCTGGGACCGTGAGAAAcctgtattttctaaaaatgggCCTACATGAATTGGATGGCCGCAAGCCCTCCAAAACACGAACAGCTTTCTTTTGcatcttaaatattttatataaattatttttactattcccCCAAAAGAAGATGCTGTAGCGTATTAGGGCTAAACAATAtccataacagcaaggaaagttgtgtgagtgcgccacaccagattttataaaaatggatttgaatttgaaatgtatggAAATAAGTGTAGTCTGTAGCCTACCTATTGAACGCCTTCCATCGCTGGCAGATCTGGAGATAGGCCTTGCACTGGATGTACATGAAGACGACGCCGCCGGTGAAGCCAATGGCTACGACCACCAGTTTGGTCCAAAATGGCCACTCGAGGAGACCATTCTGGATCTCGTCGGCCGTCCGGTCTATGAGCACATACAGTGACCACACCACACACGTCAGCGCCACCGCGTGGAACATCACCGCGCAGAACAGTTTGCGCCGCTCGAAGCCCGACATCTCCAGGTGTTCCCACTGCCAACACAagcaaacaaaataattgaccgagcgaagtgaggtctaagattcaagtcgacggttttgcatttctctttatgtttaaatgtttatatgttgcgcattaacggcgaaacgcagcaatatattttcatgaaatttgacaggaatgttcctttttaaatcgcgcgtcgacgtatatactaggtttttggaaattttgaatttcaaaaataatataagaggaaaaggagcctccttcatacgccaatattagagtaaaaatcagactatagaattattcatcataaatcagctgtcgagtggattataaattgcattcaattcaatatctcaatgtaacttggtaaaacaTCAGCTGATGTGTTGACTATTGCTTGCCTCATTGaagcaatttttatgcactattaaatgaactgttgattacatgcaattaataactaaaataacatagtattatgattattatttttttcatttgttacgtgaagccacaaatctgagcagagctaaagtggcatgtaacatgtcatgaacatttttctatgcaaagtgtATGCATCTGTATAAACTCAAAGTATGAAGGCACCACAACATTCCTCTATTGTATAGGGACACGCTTCCACAAGTGCATTAGTAATTGAAGACAAAAAAAAGCCTATGACTACCACATAACCGTATTCTTTGAGGTAGACAATTGAAGAGCTTAAGTCCCGAATAATATGGTCCTTTTTCCAAAAGTGTCAGTCTGTGAGCGGGGTACTGATATACAGCTGAACTCTTTTCTCTTGTGCTATAGCCATGGCAAACtacatttccttcaaatctctctgaatttctgaagacaaaatttacagtctcaAGGAAGTGCAATGCTGGGACCGTGAGAAAcctgtattttctaaaaatgggCCTACATGAATTGGATGGCCGTAAGCCCTCCAAAACACGAACAGCTTTCTTTTGcatcttaaatattttatataaattatttttactattcccCCAAAAGAAGATGCTGTAGCGTATTAGGGCTAAACAATATCCATGATACACCTTCTGAGCTGTCTTTATAGTGCATTGTCTGATTATagagtattgtctctcgacctttctctgctttgaactcgggctgtacTGTTGCCAGTATGCCTTGAAggaaattagcttttgatgtcaGCATTTTTggtacaccaaccccaacagccattagccgtttccacaccgatatctcgccaacagacaggatttactctcgacctttctctgctttgaactcgggctgtacTGTtaccagtatgtcttgaaggagattagcttttgatgttagcatttttgatacaccaaccccaacagccattagccgttttcacaccgatatctcgccgacacgacatacagacaggatttactctaatggacagtataagatgaggctgtggtttataactgcgcaagtctacttttcacagaactactagttatagtaagattcagcacctgattaacattggtactctacccttgtctttcattcattagtggagtgatccgtggtctagtggatagagtgcttgcataGCAACCTAGAGATCCCGGTTCAAACCTGCTCACAGCCCAAAGTTTTTGATCaggccactcccgtgttatcggatgggcacgtcaatttgtcggtcccggctgaagtatgacagtcttaAGACCCATTGATTGCTAAAATTATGTATTCAGGAGAGATGGAACTCCGttagggactccccaccaatgaAAGCCATAcgattattatttgatttgataagtctctattcataatcatatactataatcatatatcatatatatatatatatatatatatatatatatatatatatatatatatatatatatatatatatatatcatatatcatatatcataatCATATACAGGTACATTAGGAACAGCGTCAATAAAACATAACATAAAAATAACAAACACAACATAAAAAGTATTATAAAACAGACTTAAACCTCCTAGAGAAATAATAGTGATAAACAAAAGTCACAAACCTACAGTGTGATCTGTAAACTCTTGTAGGGAGTACAGACACAATGATATTAAATACTCCTTGAGTTTTATACTTAATTTTTTGATGTTCTCTATTGCCTGTAATTCTAAAGGGAGCTTTGTTAAGTATTTCCTTCCCATGTAGTGCGTctttttctttaaaaattctAATCTGTGCCTTTCCGTTATCCTCCCAAATCTAGTATAGTAgccatgagtctcattccttaGTTCATTAAACAGAGTaatacccccccccccccaggtTCAATGAAACATTCCCCGTCCCGCCACAATATTCTGGTAATCCCCACACAAAATGTCGTCAGTCGCCATTTTAAACACTTTCGACCTTTTTTTTGATCCCCTCCCCCTCATGGATTTATCAATATATAATTGATACCATGAATTTAATATGATAGACTGTTTGTCATGAGCTTTACATGTACTTATTGAGATGTCCTTACTACATTTAAGGCTTCGAGCTTACATACATGCCTTtgttgcctatgtaagctcttccctatctgatacaagaataaaattgtgatagctcaagagttttattgtttagtatagttctatattttgttgttttgattttagTAAGTATATTATATCGATTCTTGAATTGTATACTCTTTATTGCTCAAGATttgctttgaattgtattcagaaggaaaaaataaattgaattgaatgtataTATTGTACATGTAATTACTTactgaacaataattatcatactcACTTGTCTATATTTACAGTACTTATTGAGAATttaaattgagaatatttttgtCTATCCGTGGGTATACATGTATAATAAGAAAACCTTTGGtcatagttttattttatttaattattcagaattacacaacgtACAGAAAAGTAACACAGTGAACTCACTGTTTTTTTAGTTAAGATCGAACTAGGAAACTCTACACTGCAATTCAAACACTTCTTACACTTGAGTGACATTCACGTTTTAGTCAGCACTTGACTCTAATTTGgtttgccatccttgtctatcattacaCACAAGACAGATGGCTCTATCCTTTTTCAGGTGTTCCCACTGCCAGAAACAccaacaaattcaataaataattaaagtgAGAGTAACGTTACAGTGTCAGTGTCTAATTTGgtttgccatccttgtctatcattacaCACAAGACAGAtggctctatccttttccaggtgTTCCCACTGCCAGAAACacaaacaaattcaataaataattaaagtgAGAGTAACGTTACAGTGTCAGTACCTGACTAACATTCGTTTGCTATCCTTCTCTTTCTTGCGACACAAACTTATCACCGTTGCCAACTCGTTCGTAGGCTATGTGAAATATAACTAAGAAATAaacaattctgtctttgcagaTTTGTCGCCTATATAGTGTAATTCATGTTAAAGGGTCAGCAACtgattaaaatagttatttgtgcaactagtgcgcaaagtgacagtttgctgcatcgaaagaaacgtttacgcccgagccgtaggcgagggcggaatggtttcttgagtgcagcagaggaactttgcgcacgtatttcacattaagtttttcctacagttaccattgaatatgaaaagtgggtaattatgggtaaaattgcctgaaatgcatcaaatgtttttctgtgtaattttattattgataaaaaccttaatttattgtcaaattgaataaaaatgttgtccttggttataatatctaatactaataatttgcgcgttgtgcttggttgcacctctgctcactatagcagtcacagcagtcactgttaccaacttcattttgattttgctgcactggtgctccatataacctactaagtattttgcgttgccatgttgcaaatctggagtgcagaaaaatttttcccgcactagagcggaaaagtgattctttgcgttctgtaatcagtgcagcaatggccacttttcaacgtaactgtaggaaaaattgattttctatcCTTGACTGTCATTAGACACAAAGCAGAAATACAGAATATAAATTGATGACTTATGAACAGCTGTAAATATTTCACCTAGAACAAGAAAAACCAAGCCTTAGAATAGTagatatttcaattatccaagaCAATTACCTTTGCAAGGCTAAAACTATAGTCAtagaaatttcataatgaataaagATTGAAAATTCATATCAGGCTCACAGAGTCAACTCATTcaatcacaaaattttcaaaacaataaccCACGAACCACAACGTACATTCATCAGTCACAACTACGCAAAACTacattgacatttttttttagattttcctATCACCAAAAAATAAAACGAGGAAAATggttaatattttaaaatgtaaatTAGCAATCTTATCAACAGATCAATTATCATACTAGCTCCACAACTCATTTATTAGAGTTAATGAACCTGGGGAATTTGTTCTAGTTAG from Nilaparvata lugens isolate BPH chromosome 11, ASM1435652v1, whole genome shotgun sequence harbors:
- the LOC111051702 gene encoding uncharacterized protein LOC111051702, whose amino-acid sequence is MPLQQINVSPLGDYPNPQDYYQPGGGTAAKRCDSAASSVTASSLATSGGGDMCRICHCEGDSDAPLIAPCYCAGSLRFVHQQCLQQWIKSSNIRSCELCKFQFIMQTKVKPFSEWEHLEMSGFERRKLFCAVMFHAVALTCVVWSLYVLIDRTADEIQNGLLEWPFWTKLVVVAIGFTGGVVFMYIQCKAYLQICQRWKAFNRCKRKLFVFWRACGHPIHWEHLEMSGFERRKLFCAVMFHAVALTCVVWSLYVLIDRTADEIQNGLLEWPFWTKLVVVAIGFTGGVVFMYIQCKAYLQICQRWKAFNRVIYVQNAPEKPSLTPSRSSGGAGEGLVGVGGGELACVVAQSSNAHAPCAAYQPQPFKAYRDGMREREDNEETSIDLKGVRNLHIFFNDEKRIQVQKDKALDPSDGTEVNGGGVDCCHGNGNNGNSQPIAGIPGCSGDNHNTGTSWHIKIGKSGGETSDDYQDTMKDDEVARPANGGGDLESPVLKLQIKKAEIVIKFGQKSTSSPSNNNNSSHIGGSSSTNGAGAPGISVSATPGSSDMVPPEQGFSEGGNTESSVNIEIDSLEKDGDDPIVIDLVHQNNRYQFPSTEEPEVVSNNSTSSNPVQITLDFGRKDSGSEGRLPEDVRLLPGGTSGDLLPTPVDDYPAPKSEPGSGSQSPLLAVRSIK